One window from the genome of Silvimonas iriomotensis encodes:
- the topA gene encoding type I DNA topoisomerase, protein MSANLLIVESPSKAKTLKKYLGPDFEILASYGHVRGLVRKDGSVDTEHDFKMKYQIIDKNKKHVDAICSAVKDAQHVYLATDPDREGEAISWHIMEILKDKKLTGKDRTFKRVVFHEITEAAVKAAVANPRDIDDDMVDAQQARSALDYLVGFNLSPLLWRKVRSGLSAGRVQSPALRLICERETEIRAFTAQEYWTIHLDSHKARSKFGARLSAWQGKKLDQFDIPDEKAQAAILTALQGKDAKVANVEKKKKSRSPAAPFTTSTLQQEAVRKLGMTTDRAMRTAQQLYEGVDVGQGTVGLITYMRTDSVALANEALDEIRGFIDSHFDKDYLPSAPVVYKNKAKNAQEAHEAIRPTSILRTPEAVKPYLSADQFKLYQMIWKRTLACQMTPARFDTVGVDIEVGAEAVFRASGQTLVFPGFIAVYQEDQDDVEDDEEGEARLPALEAGEVLPIDKLFGEQHFTQPPPRYSEASLVKSLEEFGIGRPSTYASIIKTLKDREYVDLDKKRFIPTDTGEVVNKFLTDHFTQYVDYNFTARMEDQLDDISTGKREWVPVLDEFWKRFHEQVVEKQSLSRKEVTQEELDELCPKCGNKLAIRLGKRGRFIGCTTYPECDYTRNLNEDADTAPTEPEVVEGRVCPEDGGQLLIKSGRYGKFIGCANYPKCKHIEPLEKPKDTGVECPQCHKGTLTEKKSRYGKLFYSCSTYPKCTYATWNPPIAEPCPKCHWPVLTLKTTKRRGVEKVCPQKECGFAEQVSPPDAN, encoded by the coding sequence ATGTCCGCAAACTTGCTGATTGTCGAATCGCCGTCAAAAGCGAAAACGCTGAAAAAATATCTGGGCCCGGATTTTGAAATCCTGGCCTCCTACGGTCACGTCCGTGGTCTGGTGCGCAAAGATGGCTCGGTCGATACCGAGCACGACTTCAAGATGAAGTACCAGATCATCGACAAGAACAAAAAGCACGTCGATGCCATTTGTTCTGCCGTCAAAGACGCCCAACACGTCTATCTGGCAACTGACCCGGACCGCGAAGGCGAGGCGATTTCCTGGCACATCATGGAAATCCTCAAGGACAAGAAGCTGACCGGCAAGGATCGCACCTTCAAGCGTGTGGTGTTCCACGAGATCACCGAAGCCGCCGTGAAGGCCGCCGTGGCCAACCCGCGTGACATTGACGACGATATGGTCGATGCCCAGCAGGCCCGCAGCGCGCTGGATTACCTGGTGGGTTTCAACCTCTCGCCGCTGTTGTGGCGCAAGGTGCGTTCCGGCCTGTCTGCCGGCCGTGTGCAAAGCCCGGCGCTGCGCCTGATCTGTGAGCGCGAGACGGAAATCCGGGCGTTTACTGCCCAGGAATACTGGACGATCCATCTGGATAGCCACAAGGCCCGCAGCAAGTTCGGCGCGCGCCTGTCTGCCTGGCAAGGCAAGAAGCTCGACCAGTTTGATATTCCCGACGAAAAGGCCCAGGCCGCCATCCTGACCGCCCTGCAGGGCAAGGATGCCAAGGTCGCGAACGTCGAGAAGAAAAAGAAATCGCGCAGCCCGGCCGCGCCATTCACGACCTCCACCTTGCAACAGGAAGCCGTGCGCAAGCTGGGCATGACTACTGACCGAGCCATGCGCACGGCGCAGCAACTGTACGAAGGTGTCGATGTCGGCCAGGGTACGGTCGGTCTGATCACCTATATGCGTACTGACTCGGTTGCGCTGGCGAATGAGGCGCTGGACGAAATCCGCGGCTTTATCGACAGTCATTTCGACAAGGATTACCTGCCGTCCGCGCCGGTCGTGTACAAGAACAAGGCCAAGAATGCGCAAGAGGCGCACGAGGCCATTCGCCCGACGTCCATCCTGCGCACGCCTGAAGCGGTCAAGCCGTATCTGTCGGCCGACCAGTTCAAGCTTTACCAGATGATCTGGAAGCGTACGCTGGCCTGTCAGATGACCCCGGCCCGTTTCGATACGGTGGGTGTGGATATCGAAGTGGGTGCTGAGGCCGTGTTCCGTGCTTCTGGCCAGACCCTGGTGTTCCCCGGCTTCATTGCCGTGTACCAGGAAGACCAGGACGATGTGGAAGACGACGAAGAAGGCGAAGCCCGCCTGCCGGCGCTGGAAGCCGGTGAAGTCCTGCCTATCGACAAGCTTTTTGGCGAGCAGCATTTCACGCAGCCGCCGCCGCGTTACTCTGAAGCCAGTCTGGTGAAGTCACTGGAAGAGTTCGGCATTGGCCGTCCTTCCACTTACGCTTCCATCATCAAGACGCTGAAGGATCGCGAATACGTTGATCTGGACAAGAAGCGGTTCATCCCGACCGATACCGGCGAGGTGGTGAACAAGTTCCTGACAGATCACTTCACGCAGTACGTGGATTACAACTTCACGGCGCGCATGGAAGACCAGCTGGACGATATCTCGACCGGCAAGCGCGAGTGGGTGCCGGTGCTGGATGAGTTCTGGAAACGTTTCCATGAACAGGTCGTGGAAAAACAATCGCTTTCCCGCAAGGAAGTAACCCAGGAAGAACTGGACGAATTGTGTCCAAAATGTGGCAACAAACTTGCCATTCGTCTGGGCAAGCGCGGCCGTTTCATTGGCTGCACCACCTATCCGGAATGCGATTACACCCGCAATCTGAACGAAGATGCCGACACCGCCCCGACCGAACCGGAAGTGGTAGAAGGCCGGGTTTGCCCGGAAGACGGCGGCCAGTTGCTGATCAAGAGCGGCCGTTACGGCAAGTTCATTGGTTGCGCCAACTACCCCAAGTGCAAGCACATCGAGCCCCTGGAAAAACCCAAGGACACCGGCGTGGAATGCCCGCAGTGCCACAAGGGAACGCTGACCGAGAAGAAGAGCCGCTACGGCAAACTGTTCTACTCGTGCTCCACTTATCCCAAGTGCACCTACGCCACCTGGAACCCGCCGATTGCCGAGCCTTGCCCCAAGTGTCACTGGCCGGTGCTGACGCTGAAAACCACCAAGCGGCGCGGTGTGGAAAAGGTCTGCCCGCAGAAAGAGTGCGGTTTTGCAGAACAGGTCTCTCCGCCAGACGCGAATTGA
- a CDS encoding sensor domain-containing phosphodiesterase: MVNPERPEPVVDAAMRSEHTLCLAYFDALERVVPQLLADADQPDLTAVLAVVGQTARASLASLYLNPQGEQDHARLVAVWRDPGCRIAEVTPDYLRVIDYTAFAFLTDALQTGRQLDVALPELPLAEQMWLAQLGARRLLSIPLHDRGELTGFICLLDEGEDCQRSTQELRFLNMLGTHIGQALLRRKLQSGLAASESRMQALVGTTGDMVFEVRADGRIGNAWSGHPALAAATTLPGRTLADALPAGLAAQIGKALPVARVMQRVQSFNWSLRHGGALVWFRVRVQPIAGSEGGSVVQVHDMTAHMADSQRRQNLLDTLNLLEEAILDLTPTHELTECSPAWAALRGIEPREAQRDVGKRLFTWIFPDDAPQVTQALAQLPACHGNVAPVRFRLMQHSGEFLWVEARLLPRFDEDSQLAGVRVVLRDVTVAHVSEQHITQLALYDGLTKLPNRLMLDDQLASAIERARRNNTKVALGFLDLDQFKQINDAFGHRTGDQLLVGLAQQLKSVLGEQDILARWGGDEFVVLMPDVTDTNALKERAERLRSITRQGLALDGLDARPTVSAGFAVFPDNASCGEDLLSAADHTMHHAKHVGRNTVCFYGDLLHMKSLGREHVAIQARLADAIRQNRLQVFYQPIVRSRDGEVFAVEALARWQDEKNGWISPELFIPMAEKVGLIQELSDVVAAQAFSRLREWRDAGLTQRLMLNISRSQLFAPEFVSGMLDMLLQYRLRPQDVILEITESVALTDYSRQLKHLRQLAAAGFQLAIDDFGTGYSSLSQLHEMPAALIKVDVSFAQRLNTEEGRRVMQAIIQLAQGLQLQTIVEGVESVETARFLQGMGVDYLQGFHFSEPVPSGVAELWMRLGLANKA, encoded by the coding sequence ATGGTTAACCCGGAACGGCCCGAGCCGGTGGTTGACGCTGCAATGCGCAGCGAACACACCCTTTGCCTGGCCTATTTTGATGCGCTTGAACGTGTAGTACCGCAGTTGCTGGCCGACGCAGATCAACCCGATCTGACCGCTGTGCTGGCCGTTGTCGGGCAAACTGCGCGTGCCAGCCTCGCCAGTCTGTATCTCAATCCGCAGGGTGAGCAGGATCATGCCCGCCTTGTGGCCGTCTGGCGTGATCCGGGTTGCCGCATTGCTGAAGTCACGCCCGATTACCTGCGGGTGATCGACTACACCGCCTTTGCGTTCCTGACCGATGCACTGCAAACCGGCCGCCAGCTTGATGTAGCGCTGCCAGAACTGCCGCTGGCAGAGCAGATGTGGCTGGCGCAACTGGGTGCCCGCCGTCTGTTGAGCATTCCGCTGCATGATCGTGGCGAGCTGACCGGTTTTATCTGCTTGCTGGATGAAGGCGAAGACTGCCAGCGCAGCACGCAGGAATTGCGTTTCCTGAACATGCTGGGCACGCATATTGGCCAGGCGCTGCTTCGCCGCAAGCTGCAAAGCGGCCTGGCGGCGTCTGAATCGCGCATGCAGGCGCTGGTGGGTACGACGGGCGACATGGTGTTTGAAGTGCGCGCCGATGGCCGCATTGGCAATGCCTGGTCTGGCCACCCGGCGCTGGCTGCCGCCACCACCTTGCCTGGCCGCACCCTGGCTGATGCCTTGCCAGCCGGGCTGGCTGCGCAGATTGGCAAAGCCTTGCCCGTGGCCCGGGTCATGCAGCGCGTGCAGTCGTTCAACTGGTCTTTACGCCATGGCGGCGCTCTGGTGTGGTTCCGCGTTCGCGTACAGCCCATTGCGGGCAGCGAGGGCGGTTCGGTTGTCCAGGTGCACGACATGACGGCGCACATGGCCGACAGCCAGCGCCGGCAGAATCTGCTCGATACGCTCAATCTGCTGGAAGAAGCGATTCTTGACCTGACGCCCACGCATGAGCTGACCGAGTGCAGCCCGGCCTGGGCCGCCTTGCGCGGCATAGAACCGCGTGAAGCGCAGCGTGATGTCGGCAAGCGCTTGTTCACCTGGATATTCCCGGACGATGCCCCGCAAGTGACGCAGGCGCTGGCGCAATTGCCGGCGTGTCACGGCAATGTGGCGCCGGTGCGTTTCCGCCTGATGCAGCACAGCGGCGAGTTCCTGTGGGTCGAAGCCCGCCTGCTGCCGCGGTTTGACGAAGACAGCCAGCTGGCAGGCGTGCGTGTGGTGCTGCGCGATGTCACCGTGGCGCACGTCAGCGAACAACACATTACCCAGCTGGCGCTGTATGACGGACTGACCAAGCTGCCCAACCGCTTGATGCTGGATGACCAGCTGGCCAGCGCCATTGAGCGCGCCCGGCGCAACAACACCAAGGTGGCGCTGGGCTTCCTGGATCTGGATCAGTTCAAACAGATCAACGATGCCTTTGGCCACCGCACTGGCGACCAGTTGCTGGTGGGCCTGGCGCAACAACTCAAGAGCGTGCTGGGCGAGCAGGATATTCTGGCGCGCTGGGGCGGCGACGAGTTTGTGGTGCTGATGCCGGATGTGACCGACACCAATGCCCTCAAGGAGCGCGCCGAGCGTTTGCGCAGCATTACGCGCCAGGGCCTGGCGCTGGACGGGCTGGATGCCCGCCCGACCGTGAGCGCCGGTTTTGCCGTGTTCCCGGATAACGCCAGTTGTGGTGAAGACCTGCTGTCCGCCGCCGATCACACCATGCACCACGCCAAACACGTCGGCCGCAACACGGTGTGTTTCTACGGCGACTTGCTGCACATGAAGTCGCTGGGCCGTGAACATGTGGCCATTCAGGCCCGGCTGGCCGACGCCATCCGCCAGAACCGGCTGCAGGTGTTCTACCAGCCTATCGTGCGCTCGCGGGATGGCGAAGTCTTCGCCGTCGAGGCGCTGGCCCGCTGGCAGGATGAAAAGAACGGCTGGATCAGCCCGGAGCTGTTCATCCCGATGGCCGAGAAAGTCGGCCTGATTCAGGAATTGTCAGACGTGGTGGCGGCGCAAGCGTTCTCCCGCCTGCGTGAATGGCGTGATGCCGGCCTGACCCAGCGTCTGATGCTCAATATCTCACGCAGCCAGTTGTTTGCGCCGGAATTTGTCTCCGGCATGCTCGATATGCTGCTGCAGTACCGTTTGCGCCCGCAAGACGTGATCCTGGAGATCACGGAGTCCGTCGCGCTGACCGATTACTCGCGCCAGCTCAAACACCTGCGCCAACTGGCCGCAGCGGGCTTCCAGCTGGCGATTGATGACTTTGGCACCGGTTATTCTTCGCTTTCGCAATTGCACGAAATGCCGGCGGCGCTGATCAAGGTGGATGTCTCGTTCGCCCAGCGCCTGAACACCGAAGAAGGCCGCCGCGTCATGCAGGCCATCATTCAGTTGGCGCAAGGGCTGCAACTGCAGACCATTGTCGAGGGCGTCGAGTCGGTCGAGACCGCACGTTTCCTGCAAGGCATGGGCGTGGATTACCTGCAGGGCTTTCACTTCAGCGAGCCCGTACCCAGCGGCGTGGCCGAACTGTGGATGCGTCTTGGCCTGGCCAACAAGGCCTGA
- a CDS encoding anti-sigma factor: MKLNEALLMAWVDGELSAADADEVARLVAESPDAMATAQALAASRLPYAEAFASEAQPEVPASLRTSIHVLAQASRERAAPMPPLTGRQPARWQTARLASAFFAGALCALGGVHYWESAADSDGPWVNAVAQYQEMYVRDTLVNVQDDATLSARTLEDARTRDHLAVRIPDLNDLHFEFKRVQRLRYNDKPVIQMVYLPTSGDPVALCAAPDNRPDKNVQEKTDENQTMLTWRSNNVSYVLVGRAPPAVLRALSEQIRSSKRPPLYS; encoded by the coding sequence ATGAAACTGAACGAAGCCCTGCTCATGGCCTGGGTGGACGGTGAATTATCTGCCGCCGATGCCGATGAAGTCGCCCGCCTGGTGGCCGAATCGCCCGATGCCATGGCAACGGCCCAGGCCCTTGCCGCATCGCGCCTGCCTTATGCCGAGGCCTTTGCCAGCGAGGCCCAGCCTGAAGTGCCTGCCAGCCTGCGCACCAGCATTCATGTGCTGGCCCAGGCCAGCCGTGAACGCGCCGCGCCCATGCCCCCGTTAACGGGTCGCCAGCCGGCGCGCTGGCAGACCGCGCGGCTGGCCAGTGCTTTCTTTGCCGGTGCGCTGTGCGCGCTGGGCGGCGTGCATTACTGGGAAAGCGCGGCCGATAGCGACGGGCCGTGGGTCAACGCGGTGGCGCAATACCAGGAGATGTACGTGCGCGATACGCTGGTGAACGTGCAGGACGACGCCACCTTGTCTGCCCGCACGCTGGAAGACGCCAGGACGCGCGATCACCTGGCGGTGCGCATTCCTGACCTCAACGACCTGCATTTCGAGTTCAAGCGCGTGCAACGCCTGCGCTATAACGACAAACCGGTGATCCAGATGGTGTATCTGCCGACGTCGGGCGACCCGGTGGCGCTCTGCGCCGCGCCTGATAACCGGCCAGACAAGAACGTGCAGGAAAAGACGGATGAGAACCAGACCATGCTGACCTGGCGCAGCAACAATGTGAGCTATGTGCTGGTCGGGCGCGCACCGCCGGCCGTGCTGCGCGCGCTCTCTGAGCAGATCCGCAGCAGCAAACGGCCGCCGTTGTACAGCTAG
- a CDS encoding RNA polymerase sigma factor, whose protein sequence is MLDEDLSRLIPSLLPRLWRFALRLTANRHDAEDLVQRACVRALERPHQLQEGTSPLSWLFSIMYSIWISEVRARKVRAGSAAEWQDEAFDQLPDPRAGDPENEMLHQQIINAVGALPDPQRVVMLLVAVEGLSYREAAVALDIPIGTVMSRLARARITLGERFAITRPQRLPKGVRP, encoded by the coding sequence ATGCTCGACGAAGATTTATCCCGGCTGATTCCGTCGCTTTTGCCGCGGCTGTGGCGCTTTGCCTTGCGCCTGACCGCCAATCGCCATGATGCAGAAGACCTGGTCCAGCGCGCTTGCGTGCGGGCGCTGGAGCGGCCGCACCAGTTGCAGGAAGGCACTTCGCCGCTGTCGTGGTTGTTCTCCATCATGTATTCAATCTGGATCAGCGAAGTCCGCGCCCGCAAAGTGCGGGCGGGCAGCGCGGCAGAATGGCAGGACGAGGCCTTTGACCAGTTACCCGATCCTCGCGCTGGCGATCCGGAAAACGAGATGCTGCATCAACAGATCATCAACGCCGTCGGCGCCCTGCCCGATCCGCAACGGGTGGTGATGTTGCTGGTTGCCGTCGAGGGCCTGAGTTACCGGGAGGCGGCCGTGGCGCTGGATATTCCGATCGGCACGGTGATGAGCCGCCTCGCCCGGGCCCGCATCACGCTGGGGGAACGTTTTGCCATCACCCGGCCACAACGCTTGCCCAAGGGGGTCCGGCCATGA
- a CDS encoding tetratricopeptide repeat protein — protein sequence MKRSMINVTLMAVLLGASGLAWSSGGGGGGGGQSVPTSAMASRIKARLDAQDWQGALSLLDEARQQQPRNADWWNYTGYAQRHLGHMPESFAAYEQALRLDPKHLGAHEYLGEAYLQDNQPEKAKAQLAQLQQLCGECEEYEDLEKALAEYTAKHPG from the coding sequence ATGAAACGCAGCATGATCAATGTAACCCTGATGGCAGTATTGCTTGGCGCCAGCGGGCTGGCATGGAGTTCCGGTGGTGGCGGAGGCGGCGGCGGGCAGTCTGTGCCGACCTCGGCCATGGCAAGCCGGATCAAGGCCAGACTGGACGCCCAGGACTGGCAAGGCGCGCTGTCCCTGCTGGACGAAGCGCGCCAGCAACAGCCACGCAACGCCGACTGGTGGAACTACACCGGCTACGCCCAGCGCCACCTGGGCCACATGCCGGAATCTTTTGCCGCCTACGAACAAGCCCTGCGACTTGACCCCAAACACCTGGGCGCACACGAATACCTGGGCGAGGCCTACCTGCAGGATAACCAGCCAGAAAAAGCCAAAGCCCAACTCGCCCAACTGCAACAACTATGCGGCGAATGCGAAGAATATGAAGACCTGGAAAAAGCGCTGGCCGAGTACACCGCCAAACATCCAGGCTAG
- the groL gene encoding chaperonin GroEL (60 kDa chaperone family; promotes refolding of misfolded polypeptides especially under stressful conditions; forms two stacked rings of heptamers to form a barrel-shaped 14mer; ends can be capped by GroES; misfolded proteins enter the barrel where they are refolded when GroES binds) produces the protein MAAKEVKFGDSARSRMVAGVNILADAVKVTLGPKGRNVVLERSFGAPTITKDGVSVAKEIELKDKFENMGAQLVKEVASKTSDVAGDGTTTATVLAQGIVNEGLKYVAAGFNPTDLKRGIDKAVVALVEELKKIAKPTTTNKEIAQVGSISANSDETVGAKIAEAMDKVGKEGVITIEDGSGLEDELAVVEGMQFDRGYLSPYFINNPEKQIALLDNPFVLLFDKKISNIRDLLPVLEQVAKSGRPLLIIAEDVDGEALATLVVNNIRGILKTVAVKAPGFGDRRKAMLEDIAILTGGTVIAEEVGLTLEKTTLELLGQAKRIEVAKENTTIIDGNGNEESIKARVGQIRKQIEEATSDYDREKLQERVAKLAGGVAVIKVGAATEVEMKEKKARVEDALHATRAAVEEGIVAGGGVALLRARANLGELKGFNADQDAGIKIVLKAIEAPLRQIVANAGDEPSVVVNKVVEGKGNFGYNAATGEYGDLVEIGVLDPAKVTRSALQHAASVAGLLLTTDAMVAELPKDDAPAMPAGGGMGGMGGMDF, from the coding sequence ATGGCTGCAAAAGAAGTCAAATTTGGCGATTCCGCACGCTCCCGCATGGTTGCTGGCGTAAACATTCTGGCTGATGCCGTTAAAGTCACGCTGGGCCCGAAGGGTCGCAACGTGGTGCTGGAGCGCAGCTTTGGCGCCCCGACCATCACCAAGGATGGTGTTTCCGTTGCCAAGGAAATCGAACTGAAAGACAAGTTCGAAAACATGGGCGCCCAACTGGTCAAGGAAGTGGCTTCCAAGACCTCCGACGTGGCCGGTGACGGTACCACTACCGCGACCGTGCTGGCACAAGGCATCGTGAACGAAGGCCTGAAGTATGTGGCCGCCGGTTTCAACCCGACCGACCTGAAGCGCGGTATCGACAAGGCTGTTGTAGCCCTGGTTGAAGAACTGAAGAAGATCGCCAAGCCGACCACCACCAACAAGGAAATCGCCCAGGTTGGTTCTATCTCTGCCAACAGCGATGAAACCGTGGGCGCGAAGATTGCCGAAGCCATGGACAAGGTCGGCAAGGAAGGCGTGATCACCATTGAAGACGGTTCGGGTCTGGAAGACGAACTGGCCGTTGTGGAAGGTATGCAGTTTGACCGCGGCTACCTGTCCCCGTACTTCATCAACAATCCGGAAAAGCAGATCGCCCTGCTGGACAACCCGTTTGTGCTGCTGTTCGACAAGAAGATCAGCAACATCCGTGACCTCTTGCCGGTGCTGGAACAAGTGGCCAAGTCGGGCCGCCCGCTGTTGATCATTGCTGAAGATGTCGATGGCGAAGCGCTGGCTACCCTGGTTGTGAACAACATCCGCGGCATTCTGAAGACTGTTGCTGTCAAGGCGCCGGGCTTTGGCGACCGTCGCAAGGCCATGCTGGAAGATATCGCCATTCTGACTGGCGGTACCGTGATCGCTGAAGAAGTTGGCCTGACGCTGGAAAAGACCACCCTGGAACTGCTGGGTCAAGCCAAGCGCATCGAAGTGGCCAAGGAAAACACCACCATCATCGATGGCAACGGCAACGAAGAAAGCATCAAGGCGCGTGTTGGCCAGATCCGCAAGCAGATCGAAGAAGCCACCAGCGACTACGACCGTGAAAAGCTGCAAGAGCGCGTGGCCAAGCTGGCCGGCGGTGTTGCCGTGATCAAGGTTGGCGCTGCGACCGAAGTTGAAATGAAAGAGAAGAAGGCCCGTGTGGAAGATGCACTGCACGCTACCCGCGCCGCTGTGGAAGAAGGCATTGTGGCCGGCGGTGGCGTTGCCCTGCTGCGCGCTCGTGCCAACCTGGGCGAACTGAAAGGCTTCAACGCCGATCAGGACGCCGGTATCAAGATCGTGCTGAAGGCCATCGAAGCCCCGCTGCGCCAGATCGTGGCCAACGCCGGTGACGAGCCGTCCGTGGTCGTGAACAAGGTTGTGGAAGGCAAGGGTAACTTCGGTTACAACGCCGCCACTGGCGAGTACGGCGATCTGGTTGAGATCGGCGTGCTGGATCCGGCCAAGGTGACCCGCTCTGCCCTGCAACACGCTGCATCGGTTGCCGGTCTCTTGCTGACCACCGACGCGATGGTTGCAGAACTGCCCAAGGATGACGCTCCGGCCATGCCGGCTGGCGGCGGCATGGGTGGTATGGGCGGCATGGACTTCTGA
- a CDS encoding co-chaperone GroES has translation MKIRPLHDRVVIKRVEAEEKTASGIVLPGAAAEKPDLGEVVAIGTGKLLDNGEVRALSVKVGDKVILGKYSGQSVKVNGEELLVVREEDIFGVVEA, from the coding sequence ATGAAGATCCGTCCCTTGCATGACCGCGTAGTCATCAAGCGTGTTGAGGCTGAAGAAAAAACCGCATCCGGTATCGTGTTGCCGGGCGCTGCCGCCGAAAAGCCGGATCTGGGCGAAGTCGTTGCGATCGGCACCGGCAAGCTCTTGGATAACGGTGAAGTGCGCGCGCTGTCCGTCAAGGTGGGTGACAAGGTCATCCTGGGCAAGTACAGCGGCCAGTCCGTCAAAGTGAACGGCGAAGAATTGCTGGTTGTCCGCGAAGAAGACATCTTCGGCGTGGTTGAAGCCTAA
- a CDS encoding TnsA endonuclease N-terminal domain-containing protein, with the protein MPKVRTRNARKTRQAARQVVRLNPHRSIVTGHLPGLAPYPLAWESYLEQIAAKLLSVCHDVKSIATQPTVLEIHTAERSRKYYPDLLLKLETQGELESILVEIKPLAVLVSEPTLTRLLQVADECLNQGIRFCILTDDQIYAGPNRQNALLLWRYMKGAMPPADRVERLSRCLERGGPMQIQQLLDTADVDLVDVYTLLAKRQLTFSSNEIINRRALVALPAQTGGLRYADIQAAGRYGDLVEAVALGRRPPDWRILEAQTLQRRPRSSAGVFSAVGGFSGGTPLRDLRPEESTPRSAWAGGGISFDRGLSPLVSDEE; encoded by the coding sequence ATGCCCAAGGTTCGTACGAGAAATGCGCGCAAAACCAGGCAGGCAGCCCGCCAGGTCGTGCGCCTAAATCCCCATCGTTCCATTGTTACCGGCCACCTGCCGGGATTGGCCCCCTATCCGCTTGCATGGGAGTCCTATCTTGAGCAGATCGCGGCCAAACTATTGAGCGTCTGCCACGATGTTAAAAGTATTGCGACCCAACCCACGGTCCTGGAAATCCATACCGCAGAAAGGTCCAGGAAGTACTACCCCGATCTTTTGCTCAAGCTCGAAACGCAGGGAGAGCTCGAGTCAATTCTGGTCGAGATCAAGCCCCTTGCTGTGCTAGTGTCGGAGCCCACACTAACCAGATTGTTGCAGGTCGCAGACGAGTGTCTGAACCAGGGCATCCGGTTTTGTATTCTGACCGATGACCAGATTTACGCCGGCCCAAACCGGCAAAATGCCCTGCTCCTTTGGCGCTACATGAAAGGCGCCATGCCTCCTGCGGATAGAGTCGAGAGACTTTCAAGGTGCTTGGAGCGTGGCGGCCCAATGCAAATCCAGCAACTGCTTGATACAGCTGATGTTGACCTGGTCGACGTGTATACCCTGCTGGCAAAACGGCAGCTTACATTTTCCAGCAATGAGATCATCAATCGTAGGGCACTCGTTGCACTCCCCGCGCAAACAGGAGGTCTCAGATATGCGGATATTCAGGCTGCGGGTAGGTATGGTGATCTTGTGGAAGCGGTGGCTTTGGGGCGTCGACCGCCAGATTGGCGGATCCTGGAGGCTCAGACGCTTCAACGACGGCCGCGTTCAAGTGCAGGCGTTTTCAGCGCTGTCGGAGGATTTTCTGGAGGGACGCCTTTACGTGATCTCCGACCGGAAGAGTCCACACCTCGAAGCGCTTGGGCCGGTGGAGGTATCTCGTTTGATCGGGGCCTATCTCCGCTGGTATCGGATGAGGAGTAG